Proteins co-encoded in one Cydia strobilella chromosome 14, ilCydStro3.1, whole genome shotgun sequence genomic window:
- the LOC134747248 gene encoding protein kibra isoform X2, protein MPRRRNGEIPLPDGWDYARDFDGKLYFIDHNSRKTTWIDPRDRYTKPQSFADCIGNELPLGWEEAYDPQIGPYYINHVSQVTQLEDPRLEWLSIQEAMLREYLNTAQEALEAKKEMYDVKKQRLCLAQDEYKHLNNALSTLAASRTSLCSSTTSVTTTSTTSRHDPDLLRSEVTQARGRVAQLRKELRQARAEVACARRGVDTLAEVEQKLSAQQGCYNITEAQAIMTELKNIQKSLTSGEKERADLMQSLAKLKDDLTRLQLGDASPDLSTLSLPQEKLSTASQTDLCADLVPIGTRLAEMARVRLQYDEARKRIQQIQQQLADLEDKVQPGQAESDKDRLLLFQEKEQLLRELRSITPRTRSKQEMTDIQIECKRLEQDLKNAFEMSNKCIADRLRLHEEKQLLLQQLKDALTSMTTLEGQLKTLSASTLSVSSSSSLGSLSTASSKGSLSSGISFTDIYGGSQIASSFQADKPIDMVDLHRRVERLLRGSSYTAESATPGAGSGSQPSLSPRSSLSSASPPPPPPSYSQVEMQRRQQRELEEKLAEMRIGVAGLNEITGLATIPVQLQGPGRPCEPLSPISETPPPPLSPRTPSSSGTNTRSVSAAVSDESVAGDSGVFEAAQAGDASAVNSTQIEIKLRYCIEDSALEISILRARNLNALFIDVGTEVAVLGALVIGGGTCGITFSSASLPWRGTTLAWRHVARASVAGTRALRAATLQVNLVCRAECLGCAQVSLADFDPDAVSQKWYNVLSFRCMRRDESSDESTVISSQTSTLTRNRGPESMTGAECNVDCGENSASEDEESREPLNQIVEEDSLEDYIPEDELALEEEYLHPSTAEKETNTECNFCPEGARQLHRRKSPQVSATLEEPLATIKRSQTFSPQPQSIGNRQYICRLNRSESDSSMASRARRAAPPPTAGIPFDRSVRERRSLRWGRVAGGAARRTRTRSARTSLDLALDLSAQNTKLADLRTEIAHLSQLKRRLEEACARGDPAIASWVAEDDTLRRLVAPAEPGERAAKLLHRTCREIYRLRKSRQGGRRPDLVTFKEKMAFFTRPKSTVPVLDGEAEEISEDEWEDELEERRTPDGRSSKTSYELRRDHRCNEVREEKTEKLEEAAKDTEEVVECKNPCLKRLEAVQDQEKTEEDRYEFVVDRVLGVQV, encoded by the exons GCGAAGAAGGAGATGTACGATGTGAAAAAGCAGAGGCTGTGTTTGGCGCAAGACGAGTACAAACATTTGAACAATGCCCTGTCTACGCTGGCGGCCTCTCGGACGAGCT TATGCTCATCCACGACCTCCGTGACGACGACGTCCACCACGTCTCGTCACGACCCGGACCTGCTCCGGTCAGAAGTGACGCAGGCAAGAGGGCGCGTCGCGCAGCTGAGGAAAGAGTTGAGGCAGGCGAGAGCTGAGGTCGCCTGCGCGAGGAGGGGTGTGGATACGCTTGCTGA AGTGGAACAAAAGCTAAGCGCCCAACAAGGATGCTACAACATCACCGAAGCTCAGGCAATCATGACTGAGCTTAAAAACATCCAAAAATCCCTCACCTCAGGAGAGAAAGAGAGAGCAGACCTCATGCAATCCCTAGCCAAACTCAAGGATGACTTGACGAGATTACAACTCGGAGATGCCTCTCCAGACCTTTCAACCTTAAGCCTTCCTCAAGAGAAACTTAGCACTGCCTCACAAACAGACTTATGCGCAGACCTAGTACCAATAGGTACACGATTAGCAGAAATGGCAAGAGTACGCCTACAATATGACGAAGCTAGAAAAAGAATACAACAGATCCAACAACAATTAGCAGATTTAGAGGACAAAGTCCAACCCGGTCAAGCGGAGTCTGACAAAGACCGCTTGCTACTATTCCAAGAGAAAGAACAGCTACTTAGAGAACTTAGAAGTATAACCCCTAGAACACGATCCAAACAGGAAATGACTGACATACAAATTGAGTGTAAAAGATTAGAGCAGGACTTGAAAAATGCCTTTGAGATGTCAAATAAGTGTATAGCGGATCGGTTGAGGCTACATGAAGAAAAACAACTGCTGCTTCAACAACTAAAAGATGCTCTAACGTCAATGACGACTTTGGAAGGGCAGTTGAAGACTTTATCAGCAAGTACACTGTCGGTTTCGAGTAGTTCGAGCCTCGGGTCTCTTTCTACGGCCAGTAGCAAAGGATCTTTGAGCTCTGGAATCAGTTTTACTGATATATATGGGGGTTCGCAGATCGCTAGCTCATTCCAGGCAGATAAGCCTATTGATATGGTTGACCTGCATAGAAGAGTTGAGAG atTACTCCGCGGATCAAGCTACACGGCCGAAAGCGCGACGCCCGGAGCCGGCAGCGGCTCCCAACCCTCGCTCTCACCACGCAGCAGCCTCTCCTCCGCCAGCCCTCCACCCCCTCCCCCGTCATACAGCCAGGTGGAGATGCAGAGGCGCCAACAGAGGGAGCTGGAGGAAAAGCTAGCGGAGATGAGGATAGGCGTCGCTGGACTTAATGAGATCACAGGCCTTGCGACAA TACCAGTACAACTGCAAGGCCCGGGCCGGCCTTGTGAGCCGCTGTCGCCAATATCAGAGACTCCGCCACCGCCGCTCTCGCCCAGGACTCCCTCTTCTAGTG GTACAAACACTAGATCAGTGTCGGCAGCAGTAAGCGACGAGTCGGTGGCTGGAGATTCTGGTGTGTTTGAGGCGGCGCAAGCAGGTGATGCCAGCGCAG TGAACAGTACGCAAATTGAAATCAAATTGCGCTACTGTATTGAGGACAGCGCGCTGGAGATCAGCATACTGCGGGCACGGAACCTCAATGCACTTTTCATTGATGTTGGCACTGAAGT TGCGGTGCTAGGCGCTTTAGTAATCGGCGGTGGAACGTGCGGCATCACGTTCAGCAGCGCGTCACTGCCGTGGCGCGGCACTACGCTTGCGTGGCGTCACGTGGCGAGAGCCAGTGTGGCGGGCACCCGCGCTCTAAGGGCTGCCACGTTGCAAGTCAATCTCGTGTGCCGGGCTGAATGCTTG GGTTGCGCCCAAGTGAGTCTAGCGGATTTCGACCCCGACGCGGTGTCCCAGAAATGGTACAACGTGTTGAGCTTCAGATGTATGAGGAGAGATGAGAGCTCGGATGAATCCACGGTTATATCTTCGCAGACTTCTACTCTCACTAGGAATAGAG GTCCAGAGAGTATGACCGGTGCGGAGTGCAACGTGGATTGCGGAGAAAACTCAGCCTCTGAAGATGAGGAGTCTAGGGAACCGCTCAATCAG ATAGTAGAAGAGGATTCCCTAGAAGACTACATTCCTGAAGACGAGCTAGCGTTAGAAGAGGAGTACCTACACCCGTCCACGGCCGAGAAAGAGACGAACACTGAGTGCAATTTCTGTCCGGAGGGAGCGAGACAGCTGCATAGGAG aaAAAGTCCACAAGTAAGCGCCACTCTGGAGGAGCCACTGGCAACGATCAAGAGGTCTCAGACCTTCTCGCCGCAGCCGCAAAGCATCGGCAACAGGCAGTATATTTGCAG ACTAAACCGCTCGGAATCTGACTCATCTATGGCGTCCCGAGCTCGTCGCGCCGCCCCCCCGCCCACCGCCGGCATCCCCTTCGACCGCAGCGTGCGCGAGCGCCGCTCTCTCAG ATGGGGCCGCGTGgcaggcggcgcggcgcggcgcacgcgcacgcgcagtGCACGCACGTCGCTAGATCTCGCTCTGGATCTCAGCGCACAAAACACCAAGCTCGCTGACCTGAGGACCGAGATCGCCCATCTGAGCCAGCTTAAAAGGAG ACTGGAAGAGGCTTGCGCCCGCGGCGACCCGGCCATCGCGTCGTGGGTGGCGGAGGACGACACGCTGCGCCGCCTCGTGGCGCCCGCCGAGCCCGGCGAGCGCGCCGCCAAGCTGCTGCACCGCACGTGCCGCGAGATCTACCGGCTCAGGAAGTCGCGCCAGGGCGGCCGTCGGCCCGACCTCGTCACCTTCAA AGAAAAAATGGCCTTCTTCACCCGCCCGAAATCAACCGTGCCGGTCCTAGACGGGGAAGCCGAAGAGATCTCAGAGGACGAGTGGGAAGACGAGCTGGAAGAACGCCGCACCCCCGACGGACGCTCCTCCAAGACCTCTTACGAACTCCGTCGAGACCATCGTTGCAACGAAGTGAGGGAAGAAAAAACGGAAAAATTGGAAGAAGCGGCGAAAGACACTGAAGAAGTAGTCGAATGCAAGAACCCCTGCCTGAAACGGCTAGAAGCGGTCCAGGACCAGGAAAAGACTGAAGAAGATAGGTATGAATTTGTTGTAGATCGAGTTTTAGGTGTTCAAGTCTGA
- the LOC134747248 gene encoding protein kibra isoform X1 — protein MAGSGRRELGPERSTSEMRPRSHSFGDAGAFHCAPSCALRQSTRALLGVKMCPSRSLKMWSQPPVPELEPFRERAATVSAWCKGCFGNQVAKMVREPEYGVRVDPTSTRPAGLRVRDEPQYQNLEELRKRPEYANLDEISREFGYRLCPEGQNLEDEAIYENILSVRQIRSAEVRLVPVSEVPFYEGQGYVATQVLSRNGTFPQCPPHTWSRLHHAVRHTGSLRVFTAKKEMYDVKKQRLCLAQDEYKHLNNALSTLAASRTSLCSSTTSVTTTSTTSRHDPDLLRSEVTQARGRVAQLRKELRQARAEVACARRGVDTLAEVEQKLSAQQGCYNITEAQAIMTELKNIQKSLTSGEKERADLMQSLAKLKDDLTRLQLGDASPDLSTLSLPQEKLSTASQTDLCADLVPIGTRLAEMARVRLQYDEARKRIQQIQQQLADLEDKVQPGQAESDKDRLLLFQEKEQLLRELRSITPRTRSKQEMTDIQIECKRLEQDLKNAFEMSNKCIADRLRLHEEKQLLLQQLKDALTSMTTLEGQLKTLSASTLSVSSSSSLGSLSTASSKGSLSSGISFTDIYGGSQIASSFQADKPIDMVDLHRRVERLLRGSSYTAESATPGAGSGSQPSLSPRSSLSSASPPPPPPSYSQVEMQRRQQRELEEKLAEMRIGVAGLNEITGLATIPVQLQGPGRPCEPLSPISETPPPPLSPRTPSSSGTNTRSVSAAVSDESVAGDSGVFEAAQAGDASAVNSTQIEIKLRYCIEDSALEISILRARNLNALFIDVGTEVAVLGALVIGGGTCGITFSSASLPWRGTTLAWRHVARASVAGTRALRAATLQVNLVCRAECLGCAQVSLADFDPDAVSQKWYNVLSFRCMRRDESSDESTVISSQTSTLTRNRGPESMTGAECNVDCGENSASEDEESREPLNQIVEEDSLEDYIPEDELALEEEYLHPSTAEKETNTECNFCPEGARQLHRRKSPQVSATLEEPLATIKRSQTFSPQPQSIGNRQYICRLNRSESDSSMASRARRAAPPPTAGIPFDRSVRERRSLRWGRVAGGAARRTRTRSARTSLDLALDLSAQNTKLADLRTEIAHLSQLKRRLEEACARGDPAIASWVAEDDTLRRLVAPAEPGERAAKLLHRTCREIYRLRKSRQGGRRPDLVTFKEKMAFFTRPKSTVPVLDGEAEEISEDEWEDELEERRTPDGRSSKTSYELRRDHRCNEVREEKTEKLEEAAKDTEEVVECKNPCLKRLEAVQDQEKTEEDRYEFVVDRVLGVQV, from the exons ATGGCCGGCTCGGGAAGGCGGGAGCTCGGCCCGGAGAGATCGACCTCCGAAATGCGCCCGAGATCGCATTCTTTCGGCGACGCGGGCGCATTCCACTgcgcgccgagctgcgcgctgCGTCAGTCGACGCGCGCCCTTTTGGGGGTTAAGATGTGTCCGTCGCGGTCGCTCAAAATGTGGTCCCAGCCACCCGTTCCCGAGCTTGAACCCTTCCGAGAGCGCGCGGCCACGGTCAGCGCCTGGTGCAAAGGCTGCTTCGGCAACCAAGTAGCCAAGATGGTCCGCGAGCCGGAATACGGCGTCCGCGTCGATCCTACGTCCACCCGGCCGGCCGGCTTACGCGTGCGCGACGAACCACAGTACCAAAACTTGGAGGAACTCCGCAAGCGTCCCGAGTACGCTAATCTAGACGAGATCAGTCGCGAGTTCGGTTACCGCCTCTGCCCTGAAGGACAGAATTTAGAGGATGAGGCGATCTATGAAAACATTTTGTCGGTGCGTCAGATCCGATCTGCGGAAGTGAGATTAGTGCCGGTGTCTGAAGTGCCGTTTTATGAAGGACAAGGATATGTGGCTACGCAGGTCCTGAGCAGGAATGGGACTTTTCCGCAGTGTCCACCCCACACTTGGAGCCGGCTGCACCATGCTGTCCGGCACACTGGATCCTTGAGGGTCTTTACT GCGAAGAAGGAGATGTACGATGTGAAAAAGCAGAGGCTGTGTTTGGCGCAAGACGAGTACAAACATTTGAACAATGCCCTGTCTACGCTGGCGGCCTCTCGGACGAGCT TATGCTCATCCACGACCTCCGTGACGACGACGTCCACCACGTCTCGTCACGACCCGGACCTGCTCCGGTCAGAAGTGACGCAGGCAAGAGGGCGCGTCGCGCAGCTGAGGAAAGAGTTGAGGCAGGCGAGAGCTGAGGTCGCCTGCGCGAGGAGGGGTGTGGATACGCTTGCTGA AGTGGAACAAAAGCTAAGCGCCCAACAAGGATGCTACAACATCACCGAAGCTCAGGCAATCATGACTGAGCTTAAAAACATCCAAAAATCCCTCACCTCAGGAGAGAAAGAGAGAGCAGACCTCATGCAATCCCTAGCCAAACTCAAGGATGACTTGACGAGATTACAACTCGGAGATGCCTCTCCAGACCTTTCAACCTTAAGCCTTCCTCAAGAGAAACTTAGCACTGCCTCACAAACAGACTTATGCGCAGACCTAGTACCAATAGGTACACGATTAGCAGAAATGGCAAGAGTACGCCTACAATATGACGAAGCTAGAAAAAGAATACAACAGATCCAACAACAATTAGCAGATTTAGAGGACAAAGTCCAACCCGGTCAAGCGGAGTCTGACAAAGACCGCTTGCTACTATTCCAAGAGAAAGAACAGCTACTTAGAGAACTTAGAAGTATAACCCCTAGAACACGATCCAAACAGGAAATGACTGACATACAAATTGAGTGTAAAAGATTAGAGCAGGACTTGAAAAATGCCTTTGAGATGTCAAATAAGTGTATAGCGGATCGGTTGAGGCTACATGAAGAAAAACAACTGCTGCTTCAACAACTAAAAGATGCTCTAACGTCAATGACGACTTTGGAAGGGCAGTTGAAGACTTTATCAGCAAGTACACTGTCGGTTTCGAGTAGTTCGAGCCTCGGGTCTCTTTCTACGGCCAGTAGCAAAGGATCTTTGAGCTCTGGAATCAGTTTTACTGATATATATGGGGGTTCGCAGATCGCTAGCTCATTCCAGGCAGATAAGCCTATTGATATGGTTGACCTGCATAGAAGAGTTGAGAG atTACTCCGCGGATCAAGCTACACGGCCGAAAGCGCGACGCCCGGAGCCGGCAGCGGCTCCCAACCCTCGCTCTCACCACGCAGCAGCCTCTCCTCCGCCAGCCCTCCACCCCCTCCCCCGTCATACAGCCAGGTGGAGATGCAGAGGCGCCAACAGAGGGAGCTGGAGGAAAAGCTAGCGGAGATGAGGATAGGCGTCGCTGGACTTAATGAGATCACAGGCCTTGCGACAA TACCAGTACAACTGCAAGGCCCGGGCCGGCCTTGTGAGCCGCTGTCGCCAATATCAGAGACTCCGCCACCGCCGCTCTCGCCCAGGACTCCCTCTTCTAGTG GTACAAACACTAGATCAGTGTCGGCAGCAGTAAGCGACGAGTCGGTGGCTGGAGATTCTGGTGTGTTTGAGGCGGCGCAAGCAGGTGATGCCAGCGCAG TGAACAGTACGCAAATTGAAATCAAATTGCGCTACTGTATTGAGGACAGCGCGCTGGAGATCAGCATACTGCGGGCACGGAACCTCAATGCACTTTTCATTGATGTTGGCACTGAAGT TGCGGTGCTAGGCGCTTTAGTAATCGGCGGTGGAACGTGCGGCATCACGTTCAGCAGCGCGTCACTGCCGTGGCGCGGCACTACGCTTGCGTGGCGTCACGTGGCGAGAGCCAGTGTGGCGGGCACCCGCGCTCTAAGGGCTGCCACGTTGCAAGTCAATCTCGTGTGCCGGGCTGAATGCTTG GGTTGCGCCCAAGTGAGTCTAGCGGATTTCGACCCCGACGCGGTGTCCCAGAAATGGTACAACGTGTTGAGCTTCAGATGTATGAGGAGAGATGAGAGCTCGGATGAATCCACGGTTATATCTTCGCAGACTTCTACTCTCACTAGGAATAGAG GTCCAGAGAGTATGACCGGTGCGGAGTGCAACGTGGATTGCGGAGAAAACTCAGCCTCTGAAGATGAGGAGTCTAGGGAACCGCTCAATCAG ATAGTAGAAGAGGATTCCCTAGAAGACTACATTCCTGAAGACGAGCTAGCGTTAGAAGAGGAGTACCTACACCCGTCCACGGCCGAGAAAGAGACGAACACTGAGTGCAATTTCTGTCCGGAGGGAGCGAGACAGCTGCATAGGAG aaAAAGTCCACAAGTAAGCGCCACTCTGGAGGAGCCACTGGCAACGATCAAGAGGTCTCAGACCTTCTCGCCGCAGCCGCAAAGCATCGGCAACAGGCAGTATATTTGCAG ACTAAACCGCTCGGAATCTGACTCATCTATGGCGTCCCGAGCTCGTCGCGCCGCCCCCCCGCCCACCGCCGGCATCCCCTTCGACCGCAGCGTGCGCGAGCGCCGCTCTCTCAG ATGGGGCCGCGTGgcaggcggcgcggcgcggcgcacgcgcacgcgcagtGCACGCACGTCGCTAGATCTCGCTCTGGATCTCAGCGCACAAAACACCAAGCTCGCTGACCTGAGGACCGAGATCGCCCATCTGAGCCAGCTTAAAAGGAG ACTGGAAGAGGCTTGCGCCCGCGGCGACCCGGCCATCGCGTCGTGGGTGGCGGAGGACGACACGCTGCGCCGCCTCGTGGCGCCCGCCGAGCCCGGCGAGCGCGCCGCCAAGCTGCTGCACCGCACGTGCCGCGAGATCTACCGGCTCAGGAAGTCGCGCCAGGGCGGCCGTCGGCCCGACCTCGTCACCTTCAA AGAAAAAATGGCCTTCTTCACCCGCCCGAAATCAACCGTGCCGGTCCTAGACGGGGAAGCCGAAGAGATCTCAGAGGACGAGTGGGAAGACGAGCTGGAAGAACGCCGCACCCCCGACGGACGCTCCTCCAAGACCTCTTACGAACTCCGTCGAGACCATCGTTGCAACGAAGTGAGGGAAGAAAAAACGGAAAAATTGGAAGAAGCGGCGAAAGACACTGAAGAAGTAGTCGAATGCAAGAACCCCTGCCTGAAACGGCTAGAAGCGGTCCAGGACCAGGAAAAGACTGAAGAAGATAGGTATGAATTTGTTGTAGATCGAGTTTTAGGTGTTCAAGTCTGA
- the LOC134747248 gene encoding protein kibra isoform X3: MAGSGRRELGPERSTSEMRPRSHSFGDAGAFHCAPSCALRQSTRALLGVKMCPSRSLKMWSQPPVPELEPFRERAATVSAWCKGCFGNQVAKMVREPEYGVRVDPTSTRPAGLRVRDEPQYQNLEELRKRPEYANLDEISREFGYRLCPEGQNLEDEAIYENILSVRQIRSAEVRLVPVSEVPFYEGQGYVATQVLSRNGTFPQCPPHTWSRLHHAVRHTGSLRVFTAKKEMYDVKKQRLCLAQDEYKHLNNALSTLAASRTSLCSSTTSVTTTSTTSRHDPDLLRSEVTQARGRVAQLRKELRQARAEVACARRGVDTLAEVEQKLSAQQGCYNITEAQAIMTELKNIQKSLTSGEKERADLMQSLAKLKDDLTRLQLGDASPDLSTLSLPQEKLSTASQTDLCADLVPIGTRLAEMARVRLQYDEARKRIQQIQQQLADLEDKVQPGQAESDKDRLLLFQEKEQLLRELRSITPRTRSKQEMTDIQIECKRLEQDLKNAFEMSNKCIADRLRLHEEKQLLLQQLKDALTSMTTLEGQLKTLSASTLSVSSSSSLGSLSTASSKGSLSSGISFTDIYGGSQIASSFQADKPIDMVDLHRRVERLLRGSSYTAESATPGAGSGSQPSLSPRSSLSSASPPPPPPSYSQVEMQRRQQRELEEKLAEMRIGVAGLNEITGLATIPVQLQGPGRPCEPLSPISETPPPPLSPRTPSSSGTNTRSVSAAVSDESVAGDSGVFEAAQAGDASAVNSTQIEIKLRYCIEDSALEISILRARNLNALFIDVGTEVAVLGALVIGGGTCGITFSSASLPWRGTTLAWRHVARASVAGTRALRAATLQVNLVCRAECLGCAQVSLADFDPDAVSQKWYNVLSFRCMRRDESSDESTVISSQTSTLTRNRGPESMTGAECNVDCGENSASEDEESREPLNQIVEEDSLEDYIPEDELALEEEYLHPSTAEKETNTECNFCPEGARQLHRRYLKCYRRVEADGMPQHSALEK, from the exons ATGGCCGGCTCGGGAAGGCGGGAGCTCGGCCCGGAGAGATCGACCTCCGAAATGCGCCCGAGATCGCATTCTTTCGGCGACGCGGGCGCATTCCACTgcgcgccgagctgcgcgctgCGTCAGTCGACGCGCGCCCTTTTGGGGGTTAAGATGTGTCCGTCGCGGTCGCTCAAAATGTGGTCCCAGCCACCCGTTCCCGAGCTTGAACCCTTCCGAGAGCGCGCGGCCACGGTCAGCGCCTGGTGCAAAGGCTGCTTCGGCAACCAAGTAGCCAAGATGGTCCGCGAGCCGGAATACGGCGTCCGCGTCGATCCTACGTCCACCCGGCCGGCCGGCTTACGCGTGCGCGACGAACCACAGTACCAAAACTTGGAGGAACTCCGCAAGCGTCCCGAGTACGCTAATCTAGACGAGATCAGTCGCGAGTTCGGTTACCGCCTCTGCCCTGAAGGACAGAATTTAGAGGATGAGGCGATCTATGAAAACATTTTGTCGGTGCGTCAGATCCGATCTGCGGAAGTGAGATTAGTGCCGGTGTCTGAAGTGCCGTTTTATGAAGGACAAGGATATGTGGCTACGCAGGTCCTGAGCAGGAATGGGACTTTTCCGCAGTGTCCACCCCACACTTGGAGCCGGCTGCACCATGCTGTCCGGCACACTGGATCCTTGAGGGTCTTTACT GCGAAGAAGGAGATGTACGATGTGAAAAAGCAGAGGCTGTGTTTGGCGCAAGACGAGTACAAACATTTGAACAATGCCCTGTCTACGCTGGCGGCCTCTCGGACGAGCT TATGCTCATCCACGACCTCCGTGACGACGACGTCCACCACGTCTCGTCACGACCCGGACCTGCTCCGGTCAGAAGTGACGCAGGCAAGAGGGCGCGTCGCGCAGCTGAGGAAAGAGTTGAGGCAGGCGAGAGCTGAGGTCGCCTGCGCGAGGAGGGGTGTGGATACGCTTGCTGA AGTGGAACAAAAGCTAAGCGCCCAACAAGGATGCTACAACATCACCGAAGCTCAGGCAATCATGACTGAGCTTAAAAACATCCAAAAATCCCTCACCTCAGGAGAGAAAGAGAGAGCAGACCTCATGCAATCCCTAGCCAAACTCAAGGATGACTTGACGAGATTACAACTCGGAGATGCCTCTCCAGACCTTTCAACCTTAAGCCTTCCTCAAGAGAAACTTAGCACTGCCTCACAAACAGACTTATGCGCAGACCTAGTACCAATAGGTACACGATTAGCAGAAATGGCAAGAGTACGCCTACAATATGACGAAGCTAGAAAAAGAATACAACAGATCCAACAACAATTAGCAGATTTAGAGGACAAAGTCCAACCCGGTCAAGCGGAGTCTGACAAAGACCGCTTGCTACTATTCCAAGAGAAAGAACAGCTACTTAGAGAACTTAGAAGTATAACCCCTAGAACACGATCCAAACAGGAAATGACTGACATACAAATTGAGTGTAAAAGATTAGAGCAGGACTTGAAAAATGCCTTTGAGATGTCAAATAAGTGTATAGCGGATCGGTTGAGGCTACATGAAGAAAAACAACTGCTGCTTCAACAACTAAAAGATGCTCTAACGTCAATGACGACTTTGGAAGGGCAGTTGAAGACTTTATCAGCAAGTACACTGTCGGTTTCGAGTAGTTCGAGCCTCGGGTCTCTTTCTACGGCCAGTAGCAAAGGATCTTTGAGCTCTGGAATCAGTTTTACTGATATATATGGGGGTTCGCAGATCGCTAGCTCATTCCAGGCAGATAAGCCTATTGATATGGTTGACCTGCATAGAAGAGTTGAGAG atTACTCCGCGGATCAAGCTACACGGCCGAAAGCGCGACGCCCGGAGCCGGCAGCGGCTCCCAACCCTCGCTCTCACCACGCAGCAGCCTCTCCTCCGCCAGCCCTCCACCCCCTCCCCCGTCATACAGCCAGGTGGAGATGCAGAGGCGCCAACAGAGGGAGCTGGAGGAAAAGCTAGCGGAGATGAGGATAGGCGTCGCTGGACTTAATGAGATCACAGGCCTTGCGACAA TACCAGTACAACTGCAAGGCCCGGGCCGGCCTTGTGAGCCGCTGTCGCCAATATCAGAGACTCCGCCACCGCCGCTCTCGCCCAGGACTCCCTCTTCTAGTG GTACAAACACTAGATCAGTGTCGGCAGCAGTAAGCGACGAGTCGGTGGCTGGAGATTCTGGTGTGTTTGAGGCGGCGCAAGCAGGTGATGCCAGCGCAG TGAACAGTACGCAAATTGAAATCAAATTGCGCTACTGTATTGAGGACAGCGCGCTGGAGATCAGCATACTGCGGGCACGGAACCTCAATGCACTTTTCATTGATGTTGGCACTGAAGT TGCGGTGCTAGGCGCTTTAGTAATCGGCGGTGGAACGTGCGGCATCACGTTCAGCAGCGCGTCACTGCCGTGGCGCGGCACTACGCTTGCGTGGCGTCACGTGGCGAGAGCCAGTGTGGCGGGCACCCGCGCTCTAAGGGCTGCCACGTTGCAAGTCAATCTCGTGTGCCGGGCTGAATGCTTG GGTTGCGCCCAAGTGAGTCTAGCGGATTTCGACCCCGACGCGGTGTCCCAGAAATGGTACAACGTGTTGAGCTTCAGATGTATGAGGAGAGATGAGAGCTCGGATGAATCCACGGTTATATCTTCGCAGACTTCTACTCTCACTAGGAATAGAG GTCCAGAGAGTATGACCGGTGCGGAGTGCAACGTGGATTGCGGAGAAAACTCAGCCTCTGAAGATGAGGAGTCTAGGGAACCGCTCAATCAG ATAGTAGAAGAGGATTCCCTAGAAGACTACATTCCTGAAGACGAGCTAGCGTTAGAAGAGGAGTACCTACACCCGTCCACGGCCGAGAAAGAGACGAACACTGAGTGCAATTTCTGTCCGGAGGGAGCGAGACAGCTGCATAGGAG ATATCTGAAATGCTATCGGAGGGTGGAGGCGGACGGGATGCCCCAACACTCGGCTTTAGAGAAATAG